One window from the genome of Salvia miltiorrhiza cultivar Shanhuang (shh) chromosome 7, IMPLAD_Smil_shh, whole genome shotgun sequence encodes:
- the LOC130994161 gene encoding uncharacterized protein LOC130994161 has product MTTAARPTWAPAKGGNEQRGTRIFGPSQKYSSRDIASHTTLKPRKEGQDTQDEVQRRNLRDELEDRERRHFSSKEDRDRRKGNHLLLEGSRREVEDRIVPRSIDADDADVDAQSDDDSDDEDDDDGEEALLLELERLRKEKAEQKEREVSRVFFTFQDF; this is encoded by the exons ATGACGACGGCGGCAAGACCTACGTGGGCACCCGCGAAAGGTGGGAATGAACAACGGGGAACTCGAATCTTCGGTCCATCTCAAAAGTATTCGTCGAGGGACATCGCTTCTCATACTACCCTCAAACCCAG AAAGGAAGGACAAGACACCCAAGACGAGGTGCAAAGGAGAAATCTCAGGGACGAGCTAGAGGATCGAGAGAGGAGGCATTTCTCATCAAAAG AGGATAGAGATCGCCGGAAAGGAAATCATCTTCTCTTAGAAG GGTCTAGGAGAGAAGTTGAGGACCGAATTGTTCCACGAAGTATAGATGCAGATGATGCTGATGTGGATGCTCAGAGTGATGATGATAg tgatgatgaagatgatgacgACGGCGAGGAAGCACTTCTGCTTGAGCTTGAACgtttaaggaaagaaaaagcTGAGCAGAAAGAGCGAGAAGTAAGCCGTGTGTTTTTTacttttcaagatttttga